One stretch of Sinomonas terrae DNA includes these proteins:
- a CDS encoding glycosyltransferase — protein MIEVSVIVPVRNAPRTLGVQLEALLEQENAPRYEVVVVDNDSTDGTAAVADAYSARYRQSNRAELRLVSAPAHRSASYSRNVGVRFSHGSKLLFCDGDDCVPAHWVWQGAELLEQCDLYSGAAVPLRDEHFPDAVAGVRQWLGDDSELCPLEDHQRNAPFPVLMGGNFGIRKSTMLELGGFDHSMGSAGEDNELALRIRASGRSVLTTPGAKLAYRIRTGHRSVFAAARRGGRAHALNAHRYGLWRESEVVGHGRWFSGLASALGSAGKMLVAPQSRDLDGISGRLGTTCGALEGGCPLPGARAFGKARTPRWLRR, from the coding sequence GAACAGGAGAACGCGCCCCGATACGAGGTCGTCGTCGTGGACAACGATTCGACAGATGGCACTGCTGCAGTCGCGGATGCCTACTCGGCCCGGTACCGCCAGTCCAACCGGGCCGAACTCCGTCTGGTCTCCGCTCCCGCTCATCGAAGTGCTTCCTATTCGAGGAATGTTGGCGTTCGTTTCTCACATGGGTCCAAACTGCTGTTTTGCGACGGAGACGACTGCGTGCCGGCACATTGGGTGTGGCAGGGGGCAGAACTGCTCGAACAGTGTGACCTGTACTCGGGTGCCGCCGTACCGCTGAGAGATGAACACTTCCCAGATGCGGTCGCTGGGGTCCGGCAATGGCTCGGAGATGATTCCGAGCTGTGTCCTCTTGAAGACCACCAGCGGAATGCACCATTCCCCGTTCTCATGGGCGGGAACTTTGGCATCCGAAAATCCACCATGCTTGAGCTTGGAGGATTCGATCACTCGATGGGGTCAGCAGGAGAGGACAACGAACTCGCCTTGAGGATCAGGGCTTCGGGTCGTTCAGTGCTCACCACCCCCGGGGCAAAGCTCGCTTATCGCATCCGAACCGGTCATCGCAGTGTCTTTGCCGCAGCGCGGCGCGGAGGAAGAGCGCATGCCCTGAACGCACACCGGTATGGGCTATGGCGGGAATCGGAAGTCGTTGGCCACGGACGCTGGTTCAGCGGGCTTGCCTCGGCTTTAGGGTCGGCGGGCAAGATGCTCGTCGCGCCCCAGAGCCGAGACCTCGACGGGATCTCCGGACGGCTTGGCACGACTTGCGGAGCCCTCGAGGGGGGCTGTCCTCTACCGGGTGCACGGGCGTTCGGGAAGGCCCGAACTCCGCGTTGGCTTCGAAGGTGA